TATATCCACTGTAGTTGTGCTCCTATaacttaaacaaacaagattCTTCTCATCTATCAAATCTTCTATTACTTTATGTTATTGTCAGgtttgtcacacaacactctcCATTTCCAGCCCTTCAATCCCATGAAGCCTAGTTAACACTAACCTCTTATAAAGGTTATAAAAGTTTATGACTACCACACTCTTCTTTCCCATCTACACCCATACCACAACATACTCCATATCAGATCCATTCCCAAAACTCTACACAGACCCCCCTTTTCACAAGTGTTATGGACCCTCCACCTACTCCATCCTTTCTGTCACACTTGACAGTGACGTATCcaccaacaacaaaatcaacaacaatGCAACATCATGCGGATTTATTTAAGATtcaataatacatataatatcTGCCGTTTCatttttgtcaaaaataaacttCTTAAACTCAAGATCGTTTGCAATCAAACTCCTTGCATACacatttgttctttcattttaacttaCTGAATCTCCACCTCACTTCTCATCGCTTCACAGCCCCAATATGCTGCACTACTCCACATCCACAGTTGAAGCACTTGGATTTGGTTCCAACTTCACATTTACCATACTCATGTTCATTCCCACATCTCGTGCACCTCCTTTACGTTTACACACCTTTGCTGTATGCCTAAACTCTTTACAGGTAAAACCTCAGTGGCTTCTGCACATACTCTCTCATGTTGTACTTCATAAATCCAAAAAACTGTTCCTTTGGTAGTTCCTCCTCCTCAAATTCAATTATGACCGATTCGGTTTCCCTCTTCTCAATTCCTCTTGTGAACCTCTGTCCACCTTTAACGCCTCTGTTCCTCACTCTAAGATTGCCAATCAAATCTTTCATGCTAACATTAAGGGGAACTCTAATAATCACACCCTTTCTGCCAACATATCTTCTTTCACCCATTTTCACCATTCTCACAACCTTAACTTTCCCAACAGAATCCAACTTCGTTGCCTTCCCCTTCACTCCTGTACCTTTCCCCTTCGCTGAACTTCATACTATTGAGGTGTTTAGCCCTGGACTTAAGTTCCCCATTGTAGCTGGTACTTAGTAGGAATGAGAATATCATCGGCCACCACTACCCCGACTACTTCTTCGTCTTCTAcccctctctgcttttctgaATTTCAAATATCGGGCTCCTCCTGACTAAAATGTGATGCTTGATCGACATCGAGATAAGGACCATCAATGACCTAGCTAGCCCACTCCAGCATCATCCTTGACTACATGTACAGTTTTATATTGTATGGATTGTATGGTTCCACTACTATGCactacagtgaagaagaagactgTAAACTAGCAAACATAGAAATGAACAATGCTGGGTTTATGGTTTTATGAGGAAGACAGTGAAAAACCCTAAAGGCACgagaagaacatgcaaacttgaTAGGAAAATTCTTGAAATAAACCTCTCAGGACCACCATGCTGTCTGACTCCTCAATATAAGAATTCAGGTGAACTATCTCACAAGGATAAGGTCATGCTCACAAGAGTCACTTCAAGTTAGGCAGTCtcataagaaaaatataaaagaataaCCCTCTGTTATATGGaagactccacacagaaaggtaaGGTCCCTATGATGACCTGATTCAAACCCAGCTCCTTGTAACTTTGAGGCAACAGAGCTAACTACTACAGTACCGTCTGCATCAAGAACTAACAAACCTGCAATGTATTAAATTACCACAAACTAAAAGCCACAAGATAAGGTCTTACTTTTTATATCTAAGATCTCAGAATCATCGACAgttcctgagggaaatatctggctctgAAGCTGATAAGTTCAGTATGTTCACTAACTAGTTTCTaactgtatttgtctgttgCTGTGATGAACTGGCAACATCTAGTTGGCTTTCTCTGCAAATTAAAGGCTATTTTCTAAATTCTATACAATCacaattctgttgtttttcactcagtttttattcattttccctTCTTAATATACTCGAATGAtgcttgttgctgctgtcaaaCAAGTATTACTGTAGTGCATTGGCTTCTTAACTGTGACTCTACACTTTTTCTGTGGTTTATCTGATTTATTGTGAAATTCAATATGTGATATATTTGTTGCTGATAACTGGTCACAGCTCCTGGATGTTGAGAAACTAGATACCAAGCAAGCTGACGCAGAGATAATACATGTTGCAAATTTGTCAAGATGAAGTTGATGATAATCACACTTTGCATTAAAGCAAACATCTCTATAAAAAGGTCTATTTCACCGTCACAGGAACTGACTTGTTGCCACCATGCAGGCTCTGGACAAACTTCTGCTCCTTCTTGTTCTGACATGTCACGGAGAAAATGGTACgatgcaaaaaaacatatgttCTTCTTCAGCTATTTATTGGGAAAATTATCTAATATTGTATTTTGCTCATTTCTGCAGGACATGGGAGTGAAATCATGGGAAAAGTCCCAGAGGACTCGATGCTGTATATGGTCTCAGTACAGAACAACCGGGGTCATATTTGTGGAGGATTTCTCATCAGTGAAGATTTTGTGGTCACTGCAGCGCACTGTGACAGGGGGTGATTTACCTTTTGACCAAATcattataaatcaatataaacgctatatgttaataaaacttttctctttgttgttgcatttgtggaaagtaactaagtatgTGTGCAATGGAAATTAAAATAGTGTAAAAAGGcgcttttgttttatttgtgcctTTCCATTTTGTGCAACAATATCTCTGCCACAGTTCAGagttactgttactactactccactacatttatttaacagcttttaCACATGCAGATTGTTAATGcaaactatttttctttttataactcacttattttgtgattttcttaaatgtttcaTAGTGAACAACTTCTACTGTTGTGtgttctaaaacacattttacaacatcGACTTAGAAATTCAACTGAGTAAAGAATGTGTGtagtggtacttctacttttgTTGTAGAGTAGTTTTGTATATATACTTTATTGTATaatacttgcacttttacttttactaagtttctttacttttgtcTTGTGACGAGGGAACAGGTTTAGAAAATGTAGTGACAACATCTTAACTTCTGTATGTCCCATTCAGTAAACCTACAAGTGTTGTTCTCGGCACCCACAATCTCAAAGAGGCTGAAAAAACAGCTATTAAACAGAAGTACAAACCTGAGGCTTATGAGAACGCTGGAAAAGGTGATGACATCATGCTCCTTGAAgtaagtatactgtatattatttggtagtgtactgtttttgttcagtAGCACTGTCACCTTAATTCAgatgaaaatacacacatggaAATTTACAGATTCCAACATTAGCATTTCAGCAATGATGAATAATGGAAAGcatgaataataaattatacattttaaaaatagattttgtttgtgtcttcagttGTCTATAAAAGTTGAACTGAACAACAGAGTACAAACAGTTAAACTTCCAGAATCtagaataaacataaaagaaaaccaacagTGCCTCGTAGCTGGATGGGGTAAAACTACAACTTATGGTCACGTTGAGAATGAGCTGAGAATGGTGGATGTGTCGGTCGTTGACAAGGAAATATGTAAGACGGAGTGGAAGAATCTTCCTCCCAATGTCATCTGTGCAGGTGGATATGGTACAGAAGCCGGATTCTgtcaggtttgttttttgtctattCATTGAAATTGTCAACCAATTCTTAGTCTAGTAGTGATATaagacttttaaattaaaatatagaATTAACAAAATGATATTTCTGTCTCACAGGGGGATTGTGGTGGCCCTCTGGTGTGCAGCGGGATAGCTGTTGGTATTGTGTCTTTCAACAAGTACATGAATTGCAACTACCCAGATGTCCCAAATGTCTACACTGATGTATCAAAATATGTTCACTGGATCAACAACATTATCCAAAGTCCAAGGCTTAGAGACTCACAATCTTGCAAGTTTTGTGTCAGAAAACTTTTACTGTGATACAGAGGTATTGTTTGTCTGAAATTGAGAATCCTTTGctgttaaaactaatttaaaaaaggaaaaggaaaaacgtATTCCTCCATGTTTAATGATTTTATATCCACAAATATAGCATTTTTCTACCTTATTAAATAAAGAGACTTACCCAACAACAGCCGTTCTTCTCCCTTCATACttatcaaagacaaaacaaataatataaactaataaaatataaaactgaaaataggAAGTATTGACTCCTTTAAAGTAACAGACCTAAATCATcactgcagtgaatgtgtttcaggTGTTGTGTTTACACTCCCCtacaaaagtattggaacagtggCGCCACTTCTACTTTTGCTGTAGAAACATGTGGATTTTacatcaaaagataaaaagatcagcattttagtttttatttccaggtgtttacgcctggatctgatacacaacttagacgatagcagcttttatttgaacccacccatttttcatgtgagcaaaagtattggaacatatGAGTAACAGATGTGTCAACATGAAACCAGAGCGCTGTCTATGGGCCGATAAAGTGTGAACATCAACACTAAAATATGAAGTTGGAAACTGTGGTTTCTGCAGCTTATCAAGTTTGTTACATGTGACTTTACTTTACTTCCcaacaacagaatgaaatcaGTTAGTAAAATGTGAACCTAACCTATGAAACAGATCACAAAAACAAGTATGTCCCCAAATTATAGCAAAATTCATtatataaaagagaaaataaataaaagtacttttgttgagccaaataaaatatcaccagATTGCTGTCTATCTTACTTTCTTCAACCTTTGAAAATAGGGTTACAATACTTAATATATCTCACAGTCAAGAAACACAGTATCAAAACTTTgtattcaaataaaagaaaacattaattggTATGACCTTCTCAATTTAGCTCAATTTTGAGGGCCCTCACACGTCAGCTGGCGaccaaatagaaaacagataagcaaaaataaaaataccttACCCCCTGTTGCAGGCCTGGTCGACGCTTGGGAAGGTGGTGGTAAAAAAGCGTTGAAGTCCTTTTACTCTAGCTGCAGAAATCAAAGTTGGAAACTCACATACAGCCAGTGTCAATATCAATGTCCATGTCCATGCAACTCCACACTGTCGGGACTATCCAGCAGCAGTCCCCAGCTTAGCTCACAGCTAACCACGATAGGGggttcagttcatcagtgaggTGAACCATGCCACAAACCACAAGCACGTTGTACATAGTACATTGCAACCAAACTACAATATACACTTTAACAACAATGTGAATTATTTCTATTGACCTAAACaccaaatgaagaaataaagaagctgaacacatctgtaacatttttacaaaacaaaagaactggTTATGCATAGCTTCCTAAACTTCCTAAAGTAATGTGATTTAGGTGCCTAAGGTATTATTCTAGGGGCTACACTTGCAAACAAAAGATGCATAACAGTTAAAAGACAAGCACGTCATGTTATGaatgagtaaaaacacaaatcatcaGATTTAAACCAATTTAGCATGGTACCTATAAAGCCAAAAAATCaactaaaatgcaaaaatagtgcttaaagaaaaaataaaaaagactgagTGTAAagacatgtgtgtgtttgtgtgtatgtcaaATTGAAAAAATGGCAGCAATAATATTTATCATGTCATCTCAGCATGCTAATATTAGCACTAAAGTTAAAGAACAGCTGGAGTTGACAGAGGTGATGGAAATACCTTTAGGAAAGAGCACGTATAgtaaaacatttagtaaaaacTATCACTTGATCTTTACTCATttagcagcaaaaaaaaaaacatgtatgttaAAGGTTTTAAGAAATATTTTCTCATCAAAGATCATAAATCAACACATTAGTATTTATCCAGGGAACACATAgatctctgttcttctctgctgAGTGTTATGTACTTGATGCTGTTTATACTGTACGTTTGATGGAGAATAggcaaatttaaaaaatatcctTTCAGTCCCACAACTAAGAAACTCTGCTGAACGCTGAGGTATGTTGCATTACAGGAAGCCACAAGTGCATGACTTCTGTCACTGTGAACACATGATTTTGGTGGACATAAACATCAGCTTTCTAAGTTTTGTGTGCCTCTTGAAACAACAAGGAGGAACCTGAGGTTTTTCCTCAACAAATTATGAAACTCTTGTTTTCCCAGCACTGTGTTAGCAAATTCACTTATGCAACAATTACTGCAAAATGTTCCTCCAGAAATGGTAAAAATaacactgcacagtgtgcaTCTGAATAGAGACCATGGCAATCAGCATCGTACTCCTGCTTGTCTTTGTCCTAAATGGTAAGCTACACCGCCTTCAGGATGAAACCACAAAAGAGGCATTACAGagaattatttattacatttacctcaaatttaaattcattttatattttgtgtttcaggagCTGATGGTTCTCATATAGTTGGTGGACGAGATGCTGCCCCCCACTCGCACCCCTACATGGCCTCATTGCAAGTTCGAGGTCAGCATAACTGTGGAGGAGCTCTGGTGAGAGAGGACTTTGTGCTTACAGCGGCACATTGTCAGATATCGGTGTAAGAAaaattttttgttttgaaaccaTTTAAAGGCTGATGTATTGTAAACCTCTCGTGACACAGTTTATTTCTGTACTTtagtaaaatgaatgaaaaccaaTAATCTGAAAATAGGAAATTGATCTAAAAACCTGCGTCATGTTTAGAAACTGTCAGCATGTGTACATGGTCTAAGACTGATGTGGAAAATTATTCCTGTCAACAGATACAATTGACTTTGTCATCTAATGTCACCTTCCATTGTAATTTCTAGACCTTATAGAGTTGTTCTTGGAGCTGATTCCCTGTCAGGTAATGAGCCTACAAAGCAGGAATTCACTTCTGTCAGATCATTTCCACACCCAAACTACGATGGACATGCAAATGACATCATGCTCCTAAAGGTGAGAAAGAATTGTAGAATATCTCTagtttgcaaaaaacaaactaaacataaaaTCTCTCCTTGTCTTAGCTCAACCGCAGAGCCGAGCTGAATGAAGCAGTGCAGCTGATCTCTCTAAAAGCAGGCAGGCTGAGGACAAGGAGCCTGTGCATCACGGTCGGCTGGGGGGACATAGGGGACAACAACACCTTACCAAGCACACTCCAAGAAGTCAACGTAACCACTCTACCACAGCAGACGTGTCGTAGGAGATGGGGATTAGTACCCATCACCACCTCCATGGTTTGTGGTGTTGGGGCAAGAGTCTTTCAAGGTTTCTGTTCGGTGAGAAACTCCACTAGCTGGACAGCATCCTCTATATGGTATTTTAAATGAAGTACACCTACTGTTAACTGAACTGCATAAACTTTCTTTAAGGGGGATTCGGGTGGTCCGTTGGTGTGTGATGGAGCTGCAGCCGGCGTTGTCTATTTCTCTGGCTGGCGATGTGGAGACATCAAAACCCCCGATGTGTACACACGTACGTCGTCCTTCACAGAATGGATTACAACTGTGTTAAGCAACAATTAggaaaattataataaaagGCTACATGCTTGATTGGGTTATATTTGTCATAACAAGGACCTTAATAATGTCGAAACATGCTGCTACTGTATGCTTTTTAATAGCTGTGGTGAATAAGATGAGGTGATAAATAATTTTGGTGGTTTCATGCTGTCTGTATTGTTTCAAATGCACATTTTggtcaaacaaaacatttcaggtaAATTCCCATGCCGTAAAATATACATCAGACAGCGACATCAGGTTAACATAATGTATAAAAGCACAATTTCCTTCATGGCTAAATGTCTTGTTGGTGTTTGCATATTTAGGTAGCTTGATTCTTGTAAAGTAAATTACTGCTCATTTAAGAAATGCAGTGTGTCCATTTGAGTGTGAATTACATTTTGTAACTTGTGAGATATTGTGTAACTTTGATAACATAATT
This genomic window from Anabas testudineus chromosome 4, fAnaTes1.2, whole genome shotgun sequence contains:
- the LOC113152006 gene encoding serine protease 57-like, translated to MAISIVLLLVFVLNGADGSHIVGGRDAAPHSHPYMASLQVRGQHNCGGALVREDFVLTAAHCQISVPYRVVLGADSLSGNEPTKQEFTSVRSFPHPNYDGHANDIMLLKLNRRAELNEAVQLISLKAGRLRTRSLCITVGWGDIGDNNTLPSTLQEVNVTTLPQQTCRRRWGLVPITTSMVCGVGARVFQGFCSGDSGGPLVCDGAAAGVVYFSGWRCGDIKTPDVYTRTSSFTEWITTVLSNN
- the LOC113152446 gene encoding transmembrane protease serine 9-like — protein: MAISIVLLLVFVLNGADGSHIVGGRDAAPHSRPYMASLQVRGQHNCGGALVREDFVLTAAHCQIPVPYRVVLGADSLSVNEPTNQEFTSVKSFPHPNYDGHANDIMLLKLNRRAELNEAVQLISMKAGRLRTRSLCITVGWGDIGDNNTLPSTLQEVNVTTLPQQTCRRRWGLVPITTSMVCGVGARVFQGFCSGDSGGPLVCDGAAAGVVSFSGRRCGDPKTPDVYTRTSSFTEWITTVLSNNVATMQALDKLLLLLVLTCHGENGHGSEIMGKVPEDSMLYMVSVQNNRGHICGGFLISEDFVVTAAHCDRGKPTSVVLGTHNLKEAEKTAIKQKYKPEAYENAGKGDDIMLLELSIKVELNNRVQTVKLPESRINIKENQQCLVAGWGKTTTYGHVENELRMVDVSVVDKEICKTEWKNLPPNVICAGGYGTEAGFCQGDCGGPLVCSGIAVGIVSFNKYMNCNYPDVPNVYTDVSKYVHWINNIIQSPRLRDSQSCKFCVRKLLL